actctcttctcgagtcactgcttgaaaccacaagaacatcagatgattcaaaattatCTTGAACAATgactgcattgccattatccttacctccatgatctttcaggcgttcagggcacacctttctcgtgtgatcctccttcttacaatgatcgcatcgaataccagatgcttcgccactataagacttcgattggcttttgcccttcttcttgtcgaacttaccatcctttcgcaagaattttccttaacggccaaaccttcaccaacagtcgaaggtttatgctcctttcgttcgttcaagtcctttgaatacagggctgattgaacttcttctaAGGATagagactcccttccatacaagaaagtttctttgaagtgagcatgtgatcgaggcaaagcacacaatagtaacagtgcttgatcttcatcatcgatcttcacatcaatattgtcaagatcaagaatcagcttgtagaacatatccaactgctcagccaacactttgtcttcaatcatcttgaatgaatacaaagcttgcttcaggtagagtcgatttaccagcgatttggtcatatacaaactttcaagtttcacccataaccctgatgtcgtcgtctcctttaaTACCTGccagagaaccttatcaccaaggctcaacaaaattgcgctttgtgctttctcgatcatattcgtcttctccgttgccgtcaattctgcattcatggctgcctctcccttcaatgcttccaagcaaccctgcttgaccagtagggctttcatcttcaagtgccacagaccgaaatcattcactccggtgaacttttcaatcttatactttgttgaaggcatcttctccacgcttaccacaccaatttgttgtgaaaaacgatgtcaagaacaaaatataatagaaatTAGGAAAGATAAGAAGAATACAAGAATTGGTTacaactgctattcttttactttctcttaaaacaagattacaagtttacaagaataacaaataacctctctcactctaaattaggatttgcagcttagtaaTGGTGAgatactagtatgctatttataataaaacctaacatactaactaatgggctttttccacaaggcccattacacaagccaacttaataaacaagctaacttaacaaattagggtttaaacactaaaacctaatttaacatgctaacaaccctagcatcttcaacacaagcatgtgaacaacctttgacttcatgcttaatcctgtcgaatcaATAAGCTACCCTTCaatcatactagagttcgatccaacaTCTCACATTCTTCCTATCTACTAAATTCTTTTAAATGCTACTTTAagaatttcaatttcaaaaacaTTTAGAGTGTTCTAGAAACTAAAACAAGCTTTTGATTTCAAAGACTTAATCTTTTGTAGAGATTATACATACGGAAGTATTATCTTGTTACCATCATACACTGTCTGCATGACacgtattttaattaaatagtataCTTATGCACTCAAACATCAATAGAATAACAATAATATACGTCAATGCTAACCAGCATGATCTGAAAATTAAATATGTCACTACATACATACACAGAATCGTATTAATATCTTTTTTTTAGcagttatatttttataaaataataatacagTAGACAATTACTcattattttaagtatttaatcTGTTGCaaggtttatttatttctttctaGTAAAACTATATGTGCTTTTACAgacacaaaaacaataaaactgtGTTCcccaattttttatatatatcataGACATTTCTGGAAAGAGAAAAGATTCTTTCAAAATCATTTGGCttagacaaataaaataaacatacatATCATAGCAAGTTCCTTTCGAACTCATTTGGTGTAGGTAGTACTCTCTTATTCCATTcacactaaaattaaaattaaaattattttatctcGGAGTTCAACTCAGTAGATAGTTATGCAGAGACATCAGATATAAAAGATATAGATTTGAACCAACGACATCTTATTTATTAGGATGAATTCTAGCCAATAAATTATTTGACAAAAATTATTCCGATCATATTAGTTTTTAATTAAGAATAACTAACCATTAATTATCCATCATGCCAAAGTTCTATATATATTCCAATATTTAGATCACTCACTCACCATATGTTACAACTTTCATCCAAAATACACACACAATGGATTTTTATCCAGAGACACTTGCACACATTAACAATGGCTTTGAGCTACACGATTTCATTGAAGATCCAAACTTTAATCAATTCATCAACTTGATTCGTGGGGAAGAAAATGAAGATACGACTACTATGTGTAACTTCAATTCTGACCTAATCATGAATCAAAGCTTTGTTGATAACTCATTCCTTTCATTTCCTACAAACACATTTGATCACTCCAATAATAATTTTGTCACCCCTTTTGATCCAACTTCTTCACTTGGCTCTTTCTCTTGTTTTGATGGAGAAGCTAAGGGTGAAATAAGAGAAgaaaatgataatgatgatgatgatgataattattCTTCTCCAACAACAACTACAAGTGGTGATACTAAGCCAAGGTTGAAAACGGATAGGTCCAAGACTTTGGAATCTGAGAGGAGGAGGCGCGGTCGAATGAAGGATAAGCTCTATGCATTGCGATCTTTGGTTCCCAATATATCAAAGGTAAGTTTACCGTCTTAAAATTTGCGTTGAGTCTAACCCTAATTGAAGAAACTTGTTATAAGATGAAGATTGCTTCCATTTATAACAGATATTCAATGATTTTACGTCATGATTACGATAATATTGTGGTAAAATACAGATATATACAGTCTATGTAACTATAATTGTGGTTGCACCTAAAATCTTTGTACTATTTTGCAGACCACAATTTAAAACCATATTATTACTGATCAGAACTTAActgatattatatttatttatatgtatatagaTGGATAAGGCTTCTATAATTGGAGATGCTGTTTCATATATGCAAGAACTTCAATCACAAGCCAAGAAGCTTAAGGCTGAGGTTTCAGGACTTGAAGCATCCTTAGCAGCATCCAAATCTCATCAAGGATCAATTGAAAACCACAAAAAGATTCAATTCAATGATAACACTAGTTCAATATGCAAGAAAATTGTCCAGGTATatgtttcataaaaatctcattaGCTCTATAAAATGCTCAAATTACATAATTAGTAACAATGTTTTTGAATGTGGTTTTGTGTAGATGGATATGTTTCAAGTGGATGAAAGAGGGTTTTATGTTAAAATAGTATGCAACAAAGGAGAAAGAGTGGCTGCTTcattgtacaagtctcttgaatCTTTGAgagatttcaatgttcaaaattcaaatttggcCACAGCTTCTGACAAATTTCTACTTACATTTTCATTTAATGTAAGCTATATATCCTTTTCTTTCCTAGTTAATTATCATATCTTATATTCTATTTAATTATAAAGTTAAATATGATTTTAGtaataatttattcaaattttgtttttagtcatTGGATCTACAtgctaattttattatttatatttttatttgtgttCTGATATATTAATTTGTGTATTATATTGAAATCAGGTAAAAAACTCAGAGCCAATAATCAACCTGCCCAATTTAAAGCTATGGGTGATTGGAGCTTTTCTAAATCAAGGCTTTGAATTCTTACCTTCTTTTTAATCTTGATAACTAATGTAATGTTTTAATCTAATTCAGGATGTTTTAGATGGATTATTATGAGGCATAGAATTCTATAATATTTATGCTTTTGGTTGGAGGTTAACTATTGTCTCTTTGTCTTTTATTTATGTAGCATCTTTTTTATTAATATCTTATTTTTAAatctttgttttgtatttttagttCTTAACATGTGTCGGGCATTTGTTAGCattatctttttttaaaaaataattattattattagttttttttcctTCTTGTGATGAGTTAAAGTTCTTATCTAttttctatttaaattaattttaataccctTCCAAGACTTGTATAACAATTATTACAATTGTTGTctcaaatataataaaaataaattgccacTTTTTTATTGATGTAAAAAAGTCAGCACATCCATGCTTATCAATTACTAATTTGAAAGATGTGTCCacgattaaaaaatttaaaaatagaaatttttcTGTTaagaaaaaacttaataaaatttGATCTTGGAAGTATCTAataaattttagggttaaatatacaaaaccccgctgtaatataggcgaaattcgctttttcccctgtaaaattttttttcaaacacccccttgaaatataaaaatactatgtcttttgccccctaagtgtaaagtttaccccctgtaatatttttttgtttgattcccccccccccccccccccccccccccccccagatTTGGTGTTTAAAttacacgcttaggggggtaatccaaacaaaaaaatattacaggggggaaacgaaaaaaaaaaatattaccagGGGGTAAagcgaatttcgcctatattacaggggtgaaaagtagtattaaccctaaattttataagtttttaatAGTTTAAACTCTCGAATTCCCTTATACAAGAAAACTGAAACTTCAACCAAATAATGAACAATAAGTAATAAATACAAACTTGTGCCcatgataaaaaatttaaaaatagaaattatgtgttgaaaaaaaaaacttaagagTTTAGTCATGTCTCCAAGATTTAgtcttgagagtatccaataaatCTTTAGAGCTTTTAATAGTTTGAACTCTGGAAGCCTCTTAtacaaagaaaatgaagtttcAGGCTAACTTTCAACCAAACAATGAACAATATAGAGAAGCGGTTAGTCTTCTTTCCAAAATGCGAATTGAAGCAGTTTGTCTTCTTTCCAAACTGCTACTTGAAATGGTTAGTCTCCAAGCTAAATCGAGATTTTCCACAACCTTATCTCTAACCAAAGCGAGCTTTTGAACCAGGTTGAACTCACGATTCAGACTATGGTTTAATCAGGCTTACCAAAAATCAATATGAGATTTTGAATCGGGCTAATCTTGAAACAAGGAGAGATTTTAAACTAGGCTTAGCTCATAAACCTAATGATATTTTGAACTGGAATAATGATCTCGAACCGAAGTAAATTTTTAAACTAACTGACCTTACGAACCGAGGACTTAAAACCCCAAACCCAAATCTTTTAACCGGGTTGGGCTTTAAACCCAAAAAATATCTCTTATGGATAAATTATTCTACCAATACAAAATATTTCTTAAGGAATTTATAACAATATTCTTTCTCGAAGCACTATGGTTAAAAATATGggagaaaaaattgaaaagtatttTAGAGAGAGTGTGAGGTGTGAGATAGAAGGTTCACatttttggatacaaaaatgTGAAAGGAggggcttctatttataggctagaggaTGACACAAAAATGTAAAATTTTGAGGCCAAGTTTAATATGCCAATCGATGCATATTGCTCCAATCGATTAGAAGACCTAAAAATAAATGTTTAGAaagttttaaaatgaaataatggATATAGAGTCATTGACATTCATTAAGACAATGTGTGAAACGTTTAAGGATAATTTTTGTACTAACCCATTCAATTAGGTATAGGTGCCAATCGATTGACTAGTTCAAATTTTATCCAAAATCATTTAGACAGTTCTTGATTCAATCGACATGACTCCAAACCACTTTTAGGAACATTTGTGTaagaaaaataagtttttaaacttgttttAGTGTGTGTATAATTTATCCATATAACTTTATGAAAAAACCCTTGaaatttaattttagaaaatCCAATCATACGGatattttcttgaattcttctTTGAGATGAGGCTTGAGATTTATTCAAGTTTCTGTGCCATCATTAGAGGGTCTTTGTAGTGATTATCAAAATCTAGTTTAGTCTGCTTGCGTTTTTAATAGCTTCTTATGTTTGAATTTTGGTTGCATCATCAATAACATATTTATCAATAAGAGCATGTTGTCGAGGGTTTCCTTGACCTGTAAAACATGGTTCAATAGAAGTTGCGGTAGAAAAGCTTAACGAAGTAGATGTCAAAGTAACTGATGGGCCAGTAGAAGTTCATCTTGATATGGTTGATTCGACTATTGTAGCTCAAAAGGTCAGCAGTATAATTGTTAATGGTTGCTGGGATTTTTCCAAGTCCATCACTTACATCCCTTCTACTATTCAGGCACAGATTACTTCTTGTCATATTCCTTTTGATCTTCGTGCGGATTAAAAGGTTTGGATGCATTCTCCGAATGGTGAATTCTCTTCTAAAATTGGTTATGATTTTAAGAGGTCAAAAGGTTTTCGTAAGAATTGGTGGAGTTGGATTTGGTCTAAGTCAATTCCCCTTTAAAATCTTGCTTGGTGTGGAAGCATCTCCATTATAAGGTATCTACGGATGAGCAATGGAAACGTTGAAACTTTGCTTTTCCCTCTCGGTGTAATATTTGCAAGGAGGCTGAAGAATCTACGCATCATTTGTTTTTTGATTGTAACTTTGCTACTGATTTGTGGCGCTGGTTAGGAGAAAAGTTTAAGTTCCATGGCCGTATCCTTGGCTGGCCTGATGTTGAAAGCCTCCTTAATCGTTGTGGTATGGGTCTGCACCAAATCACTTTCATCGCTACCATTACGTTTGTTCTAAACGCCATCTGGTCTGCTCGAAACAAGGTGAGATTTCATAATTTAAGCTTCAgtatttcttcttcaatttctaCTATCATGGAGGCTATTACTCTTGCTGCTAGCTCTGCAGATGCCTAATATCTGGATATGCAGGGGTTTGAAGTCCTTAAGGGTTTTAGGGTGGTTATCCGGTCCCCCTAAACCACCGAACATAATCGAGGTCTTTTGGAAACCTCCTCCTAGAAATTGGATCCAAATAAATTGTGATGGGGCTGCAATTCCCTCTTTCTCTGCTTGTGGTGGAATTGCGCGGAATAGTGATGGAGGATTTTTGGGTTCTTTTGCTGTTGGTTTGGGTATGACCAACTCCCTCATTTCCGAACTCTCCGGTGCAATGGTTGCAATTAAGTTCGCCCATGAGAAAAATTGGCATAACCTTTGGTTGGTAACGAATTTTGTAACACccgtaatattttaattttaatttaatttggaaattgaattaataattagaattattatgagttttatgaaaataagtggagaaggatggtttatggcatttgggccatgtgaaaATATGTAgtaaagcccattactaaattaaaatattattttcataaaataataggGAATCGGGAAAGAAAGAGCATAACGTGAAAGAAGAGCTGAaggtttggaacacgaagaacgtaaagaggaacagaagagggagagaccaatcaagaactcttggctaaggtaagggggactctccggttagcaTATATTATCGtatt
The nucleotide sequence above comes from Vicia villosa cultivar HV-30 ecotype Madison, WI unplaced genomic scaffold, Vvil1.0 ctg.003559F_1_1, whole genome shotgun sequence. Encoded proteins:
- the LOC131641190 gene encoding transcription factor FER-LIKE IRON DEFICIENCY-INDUCED TRANSCRIPTION FACTOR-like; translated protein: MDFYPETLAHINNGFELHDFIEDPNFNQFINLIRGEENEDTTTMCNFNSDLIMNQSFVDNSFLSFPTNTFDHSNNNFVTPFDPTSSLGSFSCFDGEAKGEIREENDNDDDDDNYSSPTTTTSGDTKPRLKTDRSKTLESERRRRGRMKDKLYALRSLVPNISKMDKASIIGDAVSYMQELQSQAKKLKAEVSGLEASLAASKSHQGSIENHKKIQFNDNTSSICKKIVQMDMFQVDERGFYVKIVCNKGERVAASLYKSLESLRDFNVQNSNLATASDKFLLTFSFNVKNSEPIINLPNLKLWVIGAFLNQGFEFLPSF